A window of the Streptomyces sp. Ag109_O5-10 genome harbors these coding sequences:
- a CDS encoding Lrp/AsnC family transcriptional regulator: MASEQMAEGPQDQAALPPARPLDAIDQDILQILQADGRASIRSVAERVHVSRANAYARINRLVEDGVIRGFGARVDHERAGQGTSAYITLKIVQNSWRTVREQLRQLPGASHIALVGGDFDVLLLVHTPDNRALRELVLTRLQAIPEVLSTRTLLVFEEEDLEPEDS, translated from the coding sequence ATGGCATCTGAACAAATGGCCGAGGGCCCGCAGGACCAGGCGGCGCTGCCACCCGCGCGCCCGCTGGACGCCATCGATCAGGACATCCTGCAGATCCTGCAGGCGGACGGCCGGGCGTCGATACGCTCGGTCGCCGAACGCGTCCATGTCTCGCGCGCCAACGCCTACGCGCGTATCAACCGGCTCGTCGAGGACGGGGTGATCCGCGGTTTCGGCGCCCGGGTGGACCATGAGCGGGCCGGCCAGGGCACCTCGGCGTACATCACGCTGAAGATCGTCCAGAACAGCTGGCGGACCGTGCGCGAGCAGCTGCGGCAGCTGCCCGGCGCCTCCCACATCGCCCTGGTGGGCGGTGACTTCGACGTCCTGCTCCTGGTGCACACGCCCGACAACCGCGCTCTGCGCGAGCTCGTGCTCACCCGCCTCCAGGCCATCCCCGAGGTGCTCAGCACCCGCACCCTGCTGGTGTTCGAGGAGGAGGACCTGGAGCCGGAGGACAGCTGA
- a CDS encoding TetR/AcrR family transcriptional regulator: MTTAKRDTYTPETLLSVAVQVFNERGYDGTSMEHLSKAAGISKSSIYHHVAGKEELLRRAVSRALDGLFAILDEEHARVGPAADRLEHVVRRMVEVLITELPYVTLLLRVRGNTGTERWALERRRDFDHRVADLLKAAAAEGDIRGDVEVRLATRLVFGMVNSIVEWYRPDSRGESEREVSDAVVRLVFSGLRAH, encoded by the coding sequence ATGACCACCGCGAAGCGCGACACCTACACCCCCGAGACCCTGCTCTCGGTGGCCGTCCAGGTCTTCAACGAGCGCGGCTACGACGGCACCTCCATGGAGCACCTCTCCAAGGCGGCCGGCATCTCCAAGTCGTCGATCTACCACCACGTCGCCGGCAAGGAGGAGCTGCTGCGCCGCGCGGTCAGCCGGGCCCTGGACGGCCTGTTCGCGATCCTCGACGAGGAGCACGCGCGCGTGGGCCCGGCCGCCGACCGCCTGGAGCACGTCGTGCGGCGCATGGTCGAGGTGCTGATCACCGAACTGCCGTACGTGACGCTGCTGCTGCGGGTGCGCGGCAACACCGGCACCGAGCGGTGGGCGCTGGAGCGGCGCCGGGACTTCGACCACCGGGTGGCCGACCTGCTGAAGGCGGCCGCCGCCGAGGGCGACATACGCGGCGACGTCGAGGTGCGCCTGGCGACCCGGCTGGTCTTCGGCATGGTCAACTCGATCGTGGAGTGGTACCGACCGGACAGCCGCGGCGAGAGCGAGCGCGAGGTCTCCGACGCGGTCGTGCGGCTGGTCTTCTCCGGCCTGCGCGCGCACTGA
- a CDS encoding 3-hydroxyacyl-CoA dehydrogenase, with product MTALDLSSTVGVVGTGTMGQGIAQVALVAGHPVRLYDTVPGRAGEAAAAIVARLDRLVAKDRMTAAARDAARARLLPAGELTEFADCTLVVEAVLERLEAKQELFRALEDIVGEDCLLATNTSSLSVTAIGGALRNASRLVGLHFFNPAPLLPLVEVVSGFATDVTSATRAFETARSWGKTPVACADTPGFIVNRIARPFYAEAFAVYEAQAADPATIDAVLRECGGFRMGAFELTDLIGQDVNESVTHSVWQAFFQDVRFAPSLAQRRLVESGRLGRKTGHGWYDYADDAEPAEPHTAEPADRPAYVVAEGGLGPAGELLAMIREAGIQVREEDEDHGTRLVLPSGGQLALADGQTSVEFRDVVYFDLALDYRRATRIALSAGHDTLPQTLGEAIGLFQALGKQVSVIGDVPGMIVARTVARIVDLAHDAVAKGVATEEDIDTAMRLGVNYPLGPFEWSRRLGRDFAYDLLDDLHLRDPSGRYAPSLALYRHAYATEKREGAS from the coding sequence ATGACAGCACTCGACCTCAGCAGCACCGTGGGAGTCGTCGGCACCGGCACCATGGGCCAGGGCATCGCCCAGGTCGCACTCGTCGCGGGCCATCCCGTCCGGCTGTATGACACCGTCCCCGGGCGGGCCGGGGAGGCGGCCGCGGCGATCGTCGCCCGCCTCGACCGACTCGTCGCGAAGGACCGGATGACGGCCGCCGCCCGGGACGCCGCCCGCGCCCGGCTGCTGCCGGCCGGCGAGCTCACCGAGTTCGCCGACTGCACGCTGGTCGTGGAGGCCGTCCTGGAGCGGCTGGAGGCCAAACAGGAGCTGTTCCGGGCCCTGGAGGACATCGTCGGCGAGGACTGTCTGCTCGCCACCAACACCTCCTCCCTCTCGGTGACGGCCATCGGCGGCGCGCTGCGCAACGCCTCCCGCCTGGTCGGCCTGCACTTCTTCAACCCGGCCCCGCTGCTGCCGCTGGTGGAGGTCGTCTCCGGGTTCGCGACCGACGTCACGTCGGCCACGCGCGCGTTCGAGACCGCCCGCTCCTGGGGCAAGACGCCGGTGGCCTGCGCGGACACCCCGGGCTTCATCGTCAACCGCATCGCACGGCCCTTCTACGCCGAGGCCTTCGCGGTCTACGAGGCGCAGGCCGCCGACCCGGCCACCATCGACGCGGTGCTGCGCGAGTGCGGCGGCTTCCGGATGGGCGCCTTCGAACTGACCGACCTGATCGGCCAGGACGTCAACGAATCCGTCACGCACTCCGTGTGGCAGGCGTTCTTCCAGGACGTCCGCTTCGCGCCCTCCCTGGCGCAGCGCCGGCTGGTCGAGTCCGGCAGGCTCGGCCGCAAGACCGGGCACGGCTGGTACGACTACGCGGACGACGCCGAGCCCGCCGAACCGCACACCGCCGAGCCCGCCGACCGGCCCGCCTACGTCGTCGCCGAGGGCGGCCTGGGCCCGGCGGGCGAACTGCTCGCGATGATCCGCGAGGCCGGCATCCAGGTCCGCGAGGAGGACGAGGACCACGGCACCCGCCTGGTCCTGCCCAGCGGCGGCCAGCTGGCCCTCGCCGACGGCCAGACCTCGGTGGAGTTCCGGGACGTCGTCTACTTCGACCTGGCCCTCGACTACCGCCGTGCCACCCGTATCGCCCTGTCCGCCGGCCACGACACCCTGCCCCAGACCCTCGGTGAGGCGATCGGCCTCTTCCAGGCGCTCGGCAAGCAGGTCAGCGTCATCGGCGACGTGCCCGGGATGATCGTCGCCCGCACGGTCGCCCGGATCGTCGACCTCGCGCACGACGCCGTCGCCAAGGGCGTCGCCACCGAGGAGGACATCGACACCGCGATGCGCCTGGGCGTCAACTACCCGCTCGGCCCGTTCGAATGGAGCCGCCGCCTCGGCCGCGACTTCGCCTACGACCTCCTCGACGACCTCCACCTGCGCGATCCGAGCGGCCGCTACGCGCCCTCCCTCGCGCTCTACCGGCACGCCTACGCCACCGAGAAGCGGGAGGGCGCCTCATGA